From Chlamydiifrater volucris, one genomic window encodes:
- a CDS encoding FtsK/SpoIIIE family DNA translocase → MSKEKKAPKFSLLPSLPPLVKAIIYLFWSFFSCLSLISFHPNQPCTQNWIGLLGWSLSTILTYSFGAAALAFPPYLLLLSIFNFRKTPLQLIRKKHLALATILVSLSFLLSMVSPTTTLPSYLENKLPQFSIGLNSPVSYLGGIPFYIAYTGQSICVKHLIGRVGTAVFFSISLIASLLYLTNGFAFAKKKILGGLAKKYFYRLFLFSRKAMANLLDKGKYLPKPSIKITSKQPSSPLVPTVISSSESSKNSHLVPTGSQDSLLLLTPHPQERSFKNFIQEPSPLPHDYQSLNNLKGGTLPPSSLNIDSSKKSSKITPLPLPSQKTPLSNITRQPSKLQRTTPLRCPEEFLPDCHLLSKKTSNSNLSLKEELKNKAQVLHETLSSFGIEVSLGNICSGPTLASFEVLPQTGVKVQKIKALENDIALNLQASSIRIIAPIPGKAAVGIEIPNPYPQEVNFRDLLEDYRKSSTKLQIPLLLGKKANGENLWADLATMPHLIIAGTTGSGKSVCINAIVMSIIMTTHPSDIKLVIVDPKKVELTGYSELPHMLSPVVTEAKDAHSALMWLVREMEHRYEILRRLGLRNIQSFNSRSVDEEIENSSDIEIPEKMPFIVGIIDELADLLLSSSQDVETPIVRLAQMARAVGIHLILATQRPSREVITGLIKANFPSRISFKVSSRINSQIVIDEPGAEILMGNGDMLFLSPSSFGTIRAQGAYIRDDDINRVIQDLRKKFPTNYIVPSFDTSDVSCDVNFSEKDPLLQQAKDLILQTGNASTTFLQRKLKVGYARAASLMDQLEEAGVIGPSEGAKPRKILSRLQPPEHLQ, encoded by the coding sequence ATGTCTAAGGAAAAAAAAGCTCCGAAGTTTTCTCTCCTCCCTTCTCTTCCTCCTTTAGTCAAAGCCATTATTTATTTGTTCTGGTCTTTTTTCTCCTGCTTAAGTTTGATTAGCTTTCACCCTAATCAGCCGTGCACCCAAAACTGGATAGGTTTATTGGGGTGGTCTCTAAGCACCATTCTTACCTATTCTTTTGGTGCTGCTGCACTGGCTTTTCCTCCTTATCTCCTCCTCTTATCTATATTTAATTTTAGAAAAACACCTCTCCAACTAATCAGAAAAAAACACCTAGCCCTGGCTACAATCTTAGTGTCTCTCTCCTTCCTGCTATCGATGGTCTCTCCTACAACGACTTTACCCTCCTACCTAGAAAATAAGTTACCGCAATTTTCTATAGGGTTAAACTCTCCTGTCTCTTACCTAGGAGGTATTCCCTTCTACATCGCGTATACAGGACAGTCCATATGTGTAAAACACCTGATCGGACGTGTAGGTACTGCTGTATTTTTTTCTATCTCCCTAATTGCTTCTCTGCTTTACCTGACTAATGGTTTCGCTTTCGCGAAAAAAAAAATTTTGGGAGGGCTGGCAAAAAAATACTTCTACCGCCTATTCCTTTTTTCACGAAAAGCCATGGCAAATCTTTTAGACAAAGGAAAATACCTACCAAAACCATCCATAAAAATTACCTCTAAACAACCTAGTAGTCCTTTAGTCCCAACCGTTATTTCTTCTTCAGAGTCATCAAAAAATTCTCATCTAGTTCCCACTGGCTCACAGGATTCTCTACTTCTACTCACCCCTCATCCCCAAGAGAGATCTTTCAAGAATTTTATTCAAGAGCCCTCACCCCTTCCTCATGACTACCAATCTCTCAACAACCTTAAGGGAGGAACACTCCCCCCATCCTCTCTAAACATAGACTCTTCGAAAAAGTCTTCTAAAATTACCCCATTACCTCTCCCTTCTCAAAAGACACCTTTAAGTAACATCACAAGGCAACCCTCAAAACTTCAGAGAACTACCCCCCTGCGCTGCCCTGAAGAATTTCTTCCAGATTGTCATTTGCTAAGCAAAAAAACTTCTAACTCCAACCTCTCTTTAAAGGAAGAGCTAAAAAACAAAGCGCAGGTACTTCATGAGACTCTTTCCAGTTTTGGTATAGAAGTTTCCCTAGGAAATATCTGTTCTGGGCCAACACTAGCCTCTTTTGAAGTCTTACCACAAACGGGGGTGAAAGTGCAAAAGATCAAAGCGCTAGAAAATGATATCGCTCTGAACCTACAAGCCTCCAGCATTCGGATTATTGCTCCCATCCCAGGAAAGGCTGCTGTAGGAATTGAAATTCCAAATCCCTATCCCCAAGAAGTTAATTTTCGCGATTTACTGGAGGATTACAGAAAATCTTCTACAAAACTTCAAATTCCACTTCTTCTAGGGAAAAAAGCCAATGGAGAAAATCTTTGGGCAGATCTAGCTACCATGCCTCATTTGATTATTGCAGGAACGACAGGATCGGGGAAATCTGTGTGCATCAATGCTATCGTGATGTCCATCATAATGACAACCCATCCATCTGACATCAAATTAGTTATTGTTGATCCCAAAAAAGTAGAGCTTACTGGTTATTCTGAATTACCTCACATGCTTTCACCTGTTGTGACAGAAGCTAAAGATGCCCATTCTGCTTTGATGTGGCTGGTAAGAGAAATGGAACATCGTTATGAAATCCTTAGAAGATTAGGATTAAGAAATATCCAGTCCTTTAACTCTCGCTCCGTCGATGAGGAAATTGAAAATTCGTCAGACATAGAAATTCCCGAAAAAATGCCCTTCATCGTTGGAATAATTGATGAATTAGCTGATTTGCTCTTATCATCATCCCAAGATGTTGAAACCCCTATTGTTAGATTAGCTCAAATGGCTCGAGCAGTCGGTATTCACCTTATCCTTGCCACACAAAGGCCCTCAAGAGAAGTAATTACGGGGCTGATCAAAGCAAACTTCCCATCAAGAATATCGTTTAAAGTTTCTAGTAGAATCAATAGCCAAATTGTTATAGATGAACCTGGAGCGGAAATTTTGATGGGGAACGGGGATATGCTTTTTCTATCTCCCTCAAGTTTTGGAACCATAAGAGCTCAGGGCGCGTATATCCGAGATGATGATATCAACAGAGTCATTCAGGACCTACGCAAAAAGTTTCCAACCAATTATATTGTCCCCTCTTTCGATACTTCAGACGTTAGTTGTGACGTAAACTTTTCAGAAAAAGATCCTCTTCTACAACAAGCTAAGGATCTTATTTTGCAGACAGGCAATGCGTCTACGACTTTTTTACAAAGAAAATTAAAAGTTGGATACGCCAGAGCAGCAAGTTTGATGGATCAATTAGAAGAAGCCGGAGTGATAGGTCCTTCAGAGGGAGCTAAACCTAGGAAAATTTTATCTCGATTACAACCCCCAGAGCATTTGCAATGA
- the nqrF gene encoding NADH:ubiquinone reductase (Na(+)-transporting) subunit F, translating into MDWLQDLYVVMIAGLIFSCIGLSLTVIILAAKRLFVKVRPCKLRINEDDSKTKVVDSGQSLLSALLSSGIPIPSPCGGKAACKQCKVCIKNADTPLETDKSTFSKKQLTEGWRLSCQYKVQHDLDLEIEDRYLNATTWEAEVISNQNVATFIKELVVKVDTNTNVPYKPGGYLQITVPPYKTNTSDWKRTMDPQYFSDWEHFHLFDTTVDYSFLGEHEIQRAYSLASYPKESPILKFNIRIATPPFVNDSPKEDIPWGICSSYIFSLKPGDKILISGPYGESFMKDDERPLIFLIGGAGSSFGRSHIMDLLKDKNSSRDITLWYGARSLKENIYEKEYRELEAAFPNFHYHLVLSSPLPEDIQSGWDTKDPIKTNFLFKAFELGQLSKLDNPEDYLYYVCGPPLHNSSILKLLDNYGVERSSIVLDDFGS; encoded by the coding sequence ATGGATTGGCTTCAGGACTTGTATGTCGTAATGATAGCTGGGCTGATTTTTTCTTGCATAGGTCTTTCCCTAACAGTTATTATCCTTGCTGCGAAAAGGCTCTTCGTTAAGGTGCGCCCTTGCAAGCTTCGTATCAACGAGGACGACTCCAAGACGAAAGTTGTGGATAGCGGGCAATCTCTTCTGTCAGCCCTTCTATCATCGGGAATCCCTATACCTTCTCCCTGTGGGGGGAAAGCAGCTTGTAAGCAGTGTAAAGTTTGTATCAAAAATGCGGATACGCCCTTAGAAACCGATAAGTCTACATTTTCAAAAAAGCAACTTACTGAAGGATGGCGACTCTCTTGTCAGTACAAAGTTCAGCACGATCTTGATCTAGAAATAGAGGATCGCTATCTAAATGCTACGACATGGGAAGCAGAAGTAATATCTAACCAAAATGTAGCCACTTTTATCAAAGAACTTGTGGTTAAAGTTGATACGAATACCAACGTCCCCTACAAACCTGGAGGATATCTACAAATAACCGTACCGCCTTATAAAACTAATACTTCCGATTGGAAAAGAACTATGGATCCCCAGTACTTTTCAGATTGGGAACATTTTCACTTATTTGACACTACCGTAGATTATTCCTTCCTAGGAGAACATGAAATTCAAAGAGCATATTCTTTAGCTTCATACCCCAAAGAATCTCCTATACTGAAATTTAATATCCGAATAGCTACCCCTCCTTTTGTAAATGATTCTCCAAAAGAAGATATCCCCTGGGGGATCTGTTCTTCTTATATTTTCTCCCTAAAGCCTGGAGATAAAATACTTATTTCAGGCCCTTACGGAGAATCTTTCATGAAAGATGACGAACGACCGTTGATATTTCTTATAGGAGGTGCTGGATCTTCGTTCGGAAGAAGTCATATCATGGATCTCCTCAAAGATAAGAACAGTTCTAGAGATATCACCCTATGGTATGGAGCTAGATCCTTGAAAGAGAATATCTACGAAAAAGAGTATAGAGAGCTAGAAGCTGCCTTTCCAAACTTTCATTATCATCTTGTTCTGTCTTCGCCTTTACCTGAAGATATCCAAAGTGGCTGGGATACTAAAGATCCGATAAAAACTAATTTTCTATTCAAAGCTTTTGAATTAGGACAACTGAGTAAGTTAGATAATCCCGAAGATTACCTGTATTACGTCTGCGGTCCTCCTTTACACAACAGCAGCATTCTGAAATTACTAGATAATTACGGAGTAGAAAGATCATCTATTGTCCTTGATGATTTCGGCAGTTAG
- the yajC gene encoding preprotein translocase subunit YajC, which translates to MHWFLSVLCLLLLSSPVFAESMSEPVSKGNFSSSALMLVVAIFFFYFILWRPEQKRRKAVEKTRSELSKGDKVNAMGIIGTVDQVLEHTVILNITSGKIEVLKAAINEVLKSEKIKS; encoded by the coding sequence ATGCACTGGTTTCTCTCGGTCCTTTGCCTTTTATTACTTTCATCTCCAGTTTTTGCTGAGTCTATGTCAGAGCCTGTCTCTAAAGGAAACTTTTCCTCTTCTGCGCTGATGTTGGTTGTCGCTATATTCTTTTTTTATTTTATCCTTTGGCGCCCAGAACAAAAACGGAGGAAAGCCGTTGAGAAAACACGCAGCGAGCTATCTAAGGGCGATAAAGTGAATGCAATGGGAATCATTGGAACCGTTGACCAAGTCCTAGAACATACCGTTATTCTGAATATTACCTCAGGGAAAATAGAAGTTTTGAAAGCTGCTATCAACGAGGTCTTAAAATCAGAAAAAATCAAGTCCTGA